From Halichoerus grypus chromosome 6, mHalGry1.hap1.1, whole genome shotgun sequence, one genomic window encodes:
- the NTF3 gene encoding neurotrophin-3 codes for MVTSATILQVNKVMSILFYVIFLAYLRGIQGNSMDQRSLPEDSLNSLIIKLIQADILKNKLSKQMVDVKENYQSTLPKAGAPPRPEQGELAKSEFQPVTAMDTELLRQQRRYSSPRVLLSDSTPLEPPPLYLMEDYVGSPVAANRTSRRKRYAEHKSHRGEYSVCDSESLWVTDKSSAIDIRGHQVTVLGEIKTGNSPVKQYFYETRCKEARPVKNGCRGIDDKHWNSQCKTSQTYVRALTSENNKLVGWRWIRIDTSCVCALSRKIGRT; via the coding sequence ATCTTACAGGTGAACAAGGTGATGTCCATCTTGTTTTATGTGATATTTCTCGCGTATCTCCGTGGCATCCAAGGTAACAGCATGGATCAAAGGAGTCTGCCTGAAGACTCGCTAAATTCCCTGATTATTAAGCTGATCCAGGCAGATATCTTGAAAAACAAGCTCTCCAAGCAGATGGTGGACGTTAAGGAGAACTACCAGAGCACCCTGCCCAAAGCAGGGGCCCCCCCCAGGCCGGAGCAGGGCGAGCTGGCCAAGTCGGAATTCCAGCCCGTGACTGCGATGGACACAGAGCTGTTACGGCAGCAGAGACGTTACAGCTCGCCCCGGGTCCTGCTGAGTGACAGCACCCCCCTGGAGCCCCCTCCCTTGTATCTCATGGAGGATTACGTGGGCAGCCCCGTGGCCGCCAACAGAACGTCACGGAGGAAGAGGTACGCCGAGCACAAGAGTCACCGGGGGGAGTACTCCGTATGCGACAGCGAGAGTCTGTGGGTAACCGACAAGTCATCGGCCATCGACATTCGGGGACACCAGGTCACAGTGCTGGGGGAGATCAAAACCGGCAACTCTCCCGTCAAACAATATTTTTATGAGACACGATGTAAAGAAGCCAGGCCTGTCAAGAACGGTTGCAGGGGGATTGACGATAAACACTGGAACTCTCAGTGCAAAACGTCCCAGACCTACGTCCGAGCACTGACGTCAGAAAACAATAAACTTGTGGGCTGGCGATGGATACGGATAGACACCTCCTGCGTGTGTGCCTTGTCGAGAAAAATCGGAAGAACATAA